One window from the genome of Myripristis murdjan chromosome 6, fMyrMur1.1, whole genome shotgun sequence encodes:
- the LOC115360140 gene encoding aryl hydrocarbon receptor nuclear translocator-like protein 1 isoform X1, whose amino-acid sequence MEGDDFNTEAVMNICDDLMADQRMDISSTMTDFMSPGSTDLISSSISAPSMDYNRKRKGSSTDYQIDGFSFDDMDPDKDKLGSDQQGRIKNAREAHSQIEKRRRDKMNSFIDELASLVPTCNAMSRKLDKLTVLRMAVQHMKTLRGAANPYTEANYKPSFLSDDELKHLILRAADGFLFVVGCDRGKILFVSESVYKILNYSQNDLIGQSLFDYLHPKDIAKVKEQLSSSDTAPRERLIDAKTGLPVKTDITPGPSRLCSGARRSFFCRMKCNRPSVKVEDKDFPSTCSKKKADRKSFCTIHSTGYLKSWPPTKMGLDEDNEPDNEGCNLSCLVAIGRLHPHIVPQPSLADIRVKPTEYVSRHAIDGKFVFVDQRATAILAYLPQELLGTSFYEYFHQDDIGHLAECHRQVLQMREKINTNCYKFKIKDGSFITLRSRWFSFMNPWTKEVEYIVSTNTVVSCPMMEGSDYPQSAASPQSMDSVLTSEAGGGRRALQTVPGIPGGTRAGAGKIGRMIAEEVMEIQRIRGSSPSSCGSSPLNITSTPPPDTCSPGGKKIQNGGTPELPSTGIIPGPDSIGYPYSNQSIMSDNSHLSIDIMDEPGSSSPSNDEAAMAVIMSLLEADAGLGGPVDFSDLPWPL is encoded by the exons ATGGAAGGAGATGATTTTAACACAGAGGCTGTGATGAACATCTGTG ATGATCTGATGGCAGACCAAAGGATGGACATCTCGTCTACAATGACCGACTTCATGTCCCCCGGCTCCACCGACCTCATCTCCAGCTCCATCAGCGCACCCAGCATGGATTACAACCGCAAGAGGAAGGGCAGCAGCACCGACTACCA aaTCGATGGCTTCTCATTTGA TGACATGGACCCAGACAAGGATAAACTGGGAAG tGACCAACAGGGCCGGATAAAGAATGCCAG AGAGGCCCACAGCCAGATTGAGAAGCGTCGCCGGGACAAGATGAACAGCTTCATCGACGAGCTGGCGTCACTGGTGCCCACCTGCAACGCCATGTCCCGCAAGCTGGACAAGCTCACTGTCCTGCGCATGGCCGTCCAGCACATGAAGACGCTCAGAG gtGCAGCCAACCCTTACACAGAGGCCAACTACAAGCCTTCCTTCCTTTCAGATGATGAACTGAAGCACTTGATACTAAGG GCCGCTGACGGTTTCCTGTTTGTGGTTGGGTGTGATCGTGGCAAGATCCTCTTTGTTTCTGAGTCGGTCTACAAGATTCTCAACTACAGCCAG AACGACCTGATAGGTCAGAGCCTGTTTGACTACCTTCACCCCAAGGACATTGCCAAGGtcaaggagcagctgtcctctTCTGATACGGCCCCACGCGAACGGCTCATTGATGCTAAAA cTGGTCTTCCAGTGAAGACAGACATCACCCCTGGTCCGTCCAGACTCTGCTCTGGAGCCAGGAGGTCGTTCTTCTGCAGGATGAAGTGCAACAGGCCTTCTGTCAAAGTAGAGGATAAAGACTTCCCTTCCACCTGCTCCAAGAAGAAAG cgGATCGCAAGAGCTTCTGCACCATACACAGTACGGGCTACCTGAAGAGCTGGCCCCCCACTAAGATGGGTCTGGATGAGGACAACGAGCCCGACAATGAAGGCTGCAACCTGAGCTGCCTGGTGGCCATTGGCCGGCTGCACCCCCACATTGTCCCCCAGCCCAGCCTGGCGGACATCAGGGTCAAGCCCACCGAGTACGTCTCCCGGCACGCCATCGACGGCAAGTTTGTCTTCGTCGACCAGAG AGCCACAGCCATCCTAGCCTACCTGCCCCAGGAACTGCTGGGAACCTCCTTCTATGAGTATTTCCACCAGGATGACATCGGCCACCTGGCAGAGTGCCACAGACAag TGCtacagatgagagagaaaatcaacACCAACTGTTACAAGTTCAAGATCAAAGACGGCTCCTTCATCACGCTGAGGAGCCGATGGTTCAGCTTCATGAACCCGTGGACCAAGGAGGTGGAGTACATCGTCTCCACCAACACCGTGGTGTC gTGTCCTATGATGGAAGGATCAGACTACCCTCAATCCGCTGCGTCCCCCCAGAGTATGGACAGTGTTCTCACTTCAGAGG CAGGTGGAGGAAGACGGGCGCTGCAGACAGTACCTGGCATCCCCGGTGGCACGAGAGCAGGAGCCGGCAAGATTGGCCGCATGATTGCCGAGGAAGTGATGGAGATCCAGAG GATCCGaggctcctctccctccagctgTGGCTCCAGTCCTCTGAATATCACCAGCACCCCTCCACCTGACACCTGCTCCCCAGGGGGCAagaag ATCCAGAACGGAGGGACACCCGAGCTGCCGAGCACAGGTATCATCCCAGGACCTGACTCTATAGGCTACCCCTACTCCAACCAGTCCATCATGA GTGACAACTCCCACCTGAGCATAGACATCATGGATGAGCCTGGCTCCAGCAGCCCCAGTAACGATGAAGCGGCCATGGCCGTCATCATGTCCTTGCTGGAGGCTGACGCCGGCCTGGGCGGACCCGTCGACTTCAGCGATTTGCCCTGGCCTTTGTGA
- the LOC115360140 gene encoding aryl hydrocarbon receptor nuclear translocator-like protein 1 isoform X2, with translation MEGDDFNTEAVMNICDDLMADQRMDISSTMTDFMSPGSTDLISSSISAPSMDYNRKRKGSSTDYQIDGFSFDDMDPDKDKLGSDQQGRIKNAREAHSQIEKRRRDKMNSFIDELASLVPTCNAMSRKLDKLTVLRMAVQHMKTLRGAANPYTEANYKPSFLSDDELKHLILRAADGFLFVVGCDRGKILFVSESVYKILNYSQNDLIGQSLFDYLHPKDIAKVKEQLSSSDTAPRERLIDAKTGLPVKTDITPGPSRLCSGARRSFFCRMKCNRPSVKVEDKDFPSTCSKKKADRKSFCTIHSTGYLKSWPPTKMGLDEDNEPDNEGCNLSCLVAIGRLHPHIVPQPSLADIRVKPTEYVSRHAIDGKFVFVDQRATAILAYLPQELLGTSFYEYFHQDDIGHLAECHRQVLQMREKINTNCYKFKIKDGSFITLRSRWFSFMNPWTKEVEYIVSTNTVVSCPMMEGSDYPQSAASPQSMDSVLTSEGGGRRALQTVPGIPGGTRAGAGKIGRMIAEEVMEIQRIRGSSPSSCGSSPLNITSTPPPDTCSPGGKKIQNGGTPELPSTGIIPGPDSIGYPYSNQSIMSDNSHLSIDIMDEPGSSSPSNDEAAMAVIMSLLEADAGLGGPVDFSDLPWPL, from the exons ATGGAAGGAGATGATTTTAACACAGAGGCTGTGATGAACATCTGTG ATGATCTGATGGCAGACCAAAGGATGGACATCTCGTCTACAATGACCGACTTCATGTCCCCCGGCTCCACCGACCTCATCTCCAGCTCCATCAGCGCACCCAGCATGGATTACAACCGCAAGAGGAAGGGCAGCAGCACCGACTACCA aaTCGATGGCTTCTCATTTGA TGACATGGACCCAGACAAGGATAAACTGGGAAG tGACCAACAGGGCCGGATAAAGAATGCCAG AGAGGCCCACAGCCAGATTGAGAAGCGTCGCCGGGACAAGATGAACAGCTTCATCGACGAGCTGGCGTCACTGGTGCCCACCTGCAACGCCATGTCCCGCAAGCTGGACAAGCTCACTGTCCTGCGCATGGCCGTCCAGCACATGAAGACGCTCAGAG gtGCAGCCAACCCTTACACAGAGGCCAACTACAAGCCTTCCTTCCTTTCAGATGATGAACTGAAGCACTTGATACTAAGG GCCGCTGACGGTTTCCTGTTTGTGGTTGGGTGTGATCGTGGCAAGATCCTCTTTGTTTCTGAGTCGGTCTACAAGATTCTCAACTACAGCCAG AACGACCTGATAGGTCAGAGCCTGTTTGACTACCTTCACCCCAAGGACATTGCCAAGGtcaaggagcagctgtcctctTCTGATACGGCCCCACGCGAACGGCTCATTGATGCTAAAA cTGGTCTTCCAGTGAAGACAGACATCACCCCTGGTCCGTCCAGACTCTGCTCTGGAGCCAGGAGGTCGTTCTTCTGCAGGATGAAGTGCAACAGGCCTTCTGTCAAAGTAGAGGATAAAGACTTCCCTTCCACCTGCTCCAAGAAGAAAG cgGATCGCAAGAGCTTCTGCACCATACACAGTACGGGCTACCTGAAGAGCTGGCCCCCCACTAAGATGGGTCTGGATGAGGACAACGAGCCCGACAATGAAGGCTGCAACCTGAGCTGCCTGGTGGCCATTGGCCGGCTGCACCCCCACATTGTCCCCCAGCCCAGCCTGGCGGACATCAGGGTCAAGCCCACCGAGTACGTCTCCCGGCACGCCATCGACGGCAAGTTTGTCTTCGTCGACCAGAG AGCCACAGCCATCCTAGCCTACCTGCCCCAGGAACTGCTGGGAACCTCCTTCTATGAGTATTTCCACCAGGATGACATCGGCCACCTGGCAGAGTGCCACAGACAag TGCtacagatgagagagaaaatcaacACCAACTGTTACAAGTTCAAGATCAAAGACGGCTCCTTCATCACGCTGAGGAGCCGATGGTTCAGCTTCATGAACCCGTGGACCAAGGAGGTGGAGTACATCGTCTCCACCAACACCGTGGTGTC gTGTCCTATGATGGAAGGATCAGACTACCCTCAATCCGCTGCGTCCCCCCAGAGTATGGACAGTGTTCTCACTTCAGAGG GTGGAGGAAGACGGGCGCTGCAGACAGTACCTGGCATCCCCGGTGGCACGAGAGCAGGAGCCGGCAAGATTGGCCGCATGATTGCCGAGGAAGTGATGGAGATCCAGAG GATCCGaggctcctctccctccagctgTGGCTCCAGTCCTCTGAATATCACCAGCACCCCTCCACCTGACACCTGCTCCCCAGGGGGCAagaag ATCCAGAACGGAGGGACACCCGAGCTGCCGAGCACAGGTATCATCCCAGGACCTGACTCTATAGGCTACCCCTACTCCAACCAGTCCATCATGA GTGACAACTCCCACCTGAGCATAGACATCATGGATGAGCCTGGCTCCAGCAGCCCCAGTAACGATGAAGCGGCCATGGCCGTCATCATGTCCTTGCTGGAGGCTGACGCCGGCCTGGGCGGACCCGTCGACTTCAGCGATTTGCCCTGGCCTTTGTGA